In one window of Hymenobacter nivis DNA:
- a CDS encoding NAD-dependent epimerase/dehydratase family protein, whose amino-acid sequence MAPTPGDTPTLPGTVLVIGACGQLGLELTAALRQRYQPQNVVAADVRPPKNPETLAGGPFELLDVLDKDRLEDLIRQYRPVQVYHLAALLSATAEKDPMFAWKLNMDGLLNVLNLAVQYRVPQVYWPSSIAVFGPDTPREHTPQTTVMNPNTVYGISKLAGEQWCEWYHRHHGLDVRSLRYPGLIGYKSLPGGGTTDYAVDIYHKAVAGENFECFLKADTYLPMMYMPDALKATLDLMHAPADRIKVRTSYNLGAMSFSPAKITAAIQQEIPGFQVSYAPDGRQAIADSWPASIDDSAARADWGWAPEFDLAKMTQDMLTHLKEPVVA is encoded by the coding sequence ATGGCCCCCACCCCCGGCGATACCCCCACCTTACCCGGCACCGTGCTCGTTATCGGCGCCTGCGGCCAGCTCGGCCTTGAACTGACCGCCGCCCTGCGCCAGCGCTACCAGCCGCAAAACGTGGTGGCGGCCGACGTGCGGCCTCCCAAAAACCCGGAGACACTGGCCGGGGGGCCCTTCGAGCTGCTCGACGTGCTGGACAAGGACCGCCTGGAAGACCTCATCCGGCAGTACCGGCCGGTGCAGGTGTACCACCTCGCTGCCCTGCTCTCGGCCACGGCTGAGAAGGACCCGATGTTTGCCTGGAAACTGAACATGGACGGCCTGCTGAACGTGCTGAACCTGGCCGTGCAATACCGCGTGCCGCAGGTGTACTGGCCCAGCTCCATCGCCGTGTTCGGGCCCGACACGCCCCGCGAGCACACCCCGCAAACCACCGTCATGAACCCCAACACGGTGTACGGCATCAGCAAGCTGGCCGGCGAGCAGTGGTGCGAGTGGTACCACCGCCACCACGGCCTCGACGTGCGCAGCCTGCGCTACCCGGGCCTCATCGGCTACAAGAGCCTGCCCGGCGGCGGTACCACCGACTACGCCGTTGACATTTACCACAAAGCCGTGGCCGGCGAGAATTTCGAGTGCTTCCTGAAGGCAGATACATACTTGCCCATGATGTACATGCCCGACGCGCTAAAGGCCACCCTGGACCTGATGCACGCCCCGGCCGACCGCATCAAGGTGCGCACCAGCTACAACCTGGGCGCCATGAGCTTCTCGCCCGCCAAAATCACGGCCGCCATCCAGCAGGAAATCCCTGGTTTCCAGGTTAGCTATGCGCCCGACGGCCGCCAGGCCATTGCCGATTCCTGGCCCGCCAGCATCGACGACTCGGCCGCTCGCGCCGACTGGGGCTGGGCCCCGGAGTTCGATTTGGCCAAGATGACCCAGGACATGCTGACGCACTTG